In Miscanthus floridulus cultivar M001 chromosome 19, ASM1932011v1, whole genome shotgun sequence, the DNA window acggagtatgctacacttcagttgcaaggaccagcgggaatgtggtggaagcaccatcgcaccactttccctccaaatgctcagatttcatggagagagtttgctgaggccttccatggagtctatattccacccgggctgaccgagatgaagttgggagagtttctggtgTTGAactagggcaccaagaccgtgacgcaatatctgcatgccttcaacaacttgtgtcgctatgctcccaacatggttgacacagatgctaaaagaatagccagtttcaagaggggactcaatccaaaaatgatgaagcatgttggtaccaacaaccgcgtcaaattcaatgacttcatcagtgactgtctgaagtaggagaagaataacaacaccagcaccgcagccaagacacgcaagagagcccttgaaggtggtccgtcgcaagctagagcacctatgggaggtcatcctccatatcgcccatcggcaccgggcgctaggtttaggccacctcagcaaagaagtcagaatttccgtggacctcagaagccgtacaagatggcagtacagcccaacaaagcagccgcaaccgcggtacaaggcagttccaagggagctgtgggatctaccGGGACAGTGAGgtgaccctgctataactgtgatcaacccggccatttctcgaggttttgtccgtacccacccaagaagaagcagcagacttataatgctagagtgcatagtacgacagtggatgaaattcttgagggagagcccgtcactgctggtaagtttcctatcaacgaaaaccctgcagttgttctatttgattctggatcatcgcattcttttatgagtcaagcatttgcacagaaacatgaacaactatgcacagaattgggttatggttaccatataagttcagcaggggctgatgttttgactaaccggatggttcgaggggcaacccttgaattaggtagcaggaagttccgagtgaacttgatagttatgcctggattagttttggatgtcattatagggatgaattggatgaaggattagggagcagtcatagatactggaagtcgagtacttacccttaaggatcccctgggtgagggtactttccaagtaccattgcctcgaagaacagaccttataagtgttacatgtgctacggcagtcattcctattcatcagatttcggtagtgtgtgaatttctggatgtattcccggatgagctacctggtcttccaccggatagggagattgagtttggaatcgaGTTAgtcccggaacagctccgatttcaaggagaccctatcagatgcctccagatgagttagctgagctaaagaagcaattagaagatttatcaaaaaatgggtttattcggccaagcaagtctgaatggggatgtcccgccttgtttgtgaagaaaaagaaagagggcacgttgacaatgtgcgtagattataggccactcaacgctgtgaccatcaagaataagtatcccttgcctcatattgatgttctgtttgaccaattatccaaggccaaggtgttctcaaaaatagatttgagatccggttatcatcagatcaagattaggccacaggatataccgaaaactgtattttccaccagatatgggttgtatgagtatcttgtcatgtcctttggcttgacaaatgctcctgcgtactttatgtttttgatgaatacagttttcatgccagaattggataagtttgtggtagtgttcatcgatgacattctggtgtactccgagaacgagaaagatcatgaagagcatctgagaactatcttgaccagacttagggatcatcaactgtatgctaagtttagcaaatgcgaattctggttgaaggaagttcctttccttggtcacattctgtcagagaatggggtttcagtcgatccaagtaaggtgcaagaagttatgaattggaaagcaccgaccacagttcctgagattagaagtttcttaggactagcgggttattaccgtcgctttatactagATTTCTCGAAAATTGCCAAACCGATGAtaagtctcctacagaaggatcacaagtttgtgtggacagaggagtgtgaagcagctttccacactttgtggaaactgttgaccactgctcctgttctagcacaaccagatatcgagaaaccatttgatgtgttttgcgacgcatcgaaaactggattaggctgtgttcttatgcaagaaaggagagtcattgcttatgcatcacgtcaattgagaaagcacgaggtcaactatccaacacatgatcttgaacttgctgcagttgtgcacgccctaaaaatttggagacattatctacttggtaatgtgtgcaatattttcacggatcacaagagtcttaagtacatctttacccaaccagagttaaacatgagacagcgcagatggttggaattgatcaaggattataacttgaatgtgcaatatcatcctggaaaagctaatgtagtggcagatgctttgagcagaaagtcacattacttgaatgtgcagccattacttgaagatgggttcgatctaatgcatcctattgtgttacatagtatttagattagttgctctttggagagtaagataatagaaggctagaaaactgacaaggggatattccacatcatagagaaaataaaagaaaagtcgtctcaacactttaaagtggatgaacagggtgtgttgtggtttgacgaccgtcttgtggttcccaaggatcgagagcttaggaataaactcatggatgaagctcacctttctaagctatctatccatcccggaagtagtaagatgtatcaagaactaagatctcgttattggtggaccaaaatgaagaaagaaattacagcatatgttgtcagatgtgacacatgttgtcgagtgaaagccattcacatgaaacctaccggtatgttgcaacccttatcagtccctagttggaagtgggacgatataagtatggattttatcacgggtttgcccactactcaaaaaggacatgattcgatttgggtaattgtggatcgtcttaccaagaccgctcatttcttgcctgtcaaaacagattatcgaccacctcaatatgccgagaagtatatcgcagaaattgtgaggttgcatggtataccaaagaccatagtatctgatagaggctcacagttcacggctcacttttgggaacatttacacaaaggcttaggaactagtttgattcgcagtaccgcttatcatcctcagacagatggtcagactgaatgagtgaatgctattttggaggatatgttaagagcctgtgtattgtcttctaagggatcatgggagtcatggttaccgttagctgagttttcttataataatagttatcaagaaagcatcaagatggccccattcgaagctttatatggcagaaaatgtagaacaccattgaattgggtcgagcctggagatagaaggtattatggcattgactttgtagaagaagccgagaagaaagttcatattattcagcagaatatgaaagctgcccaatcacgtcagaaaagttatacagacagaagaaggagaccccttgtgtttgaagttggtgactatgtttatctgaaagtcacgccaatgaagaagaaaaggttcggagttcgaagaaagcttgccgcgagattcgtaggaccatacaagatcttggaacaaagaggtccggtagcctacaaattagagttacctgaaacaatgagtaccgttttcctagttttccatgtatcacatctcaagaaatgtttgcgtgttccggaggaaagaatagaacctcgaggtatccaactcaaatcagatttggtgtatcatgaacaaccagtccgggtgttagacactaaggaacgtgctactcggaatagtgtggtgaaaacatacaagatacagtgggatcatcatgatgagggagatgcaacttgggaaataggagagtatctacaaaaagcttatgaagatttttataacaaatggttcgtaacccaaatctcgggacgagatttttataaggggggagggctgtaacaccccggtgttatgcctacatttaggcactgcaaatcatacatctcatgcatcatcaagcatcctaatcatacatgcctaaccatgtaaataacaattgaaacactgcttcgaaacatttgaaacatgttgtgaaacctgaatgttgcatacctttgttagaattgttttgccctgattttgcttgctaggttagtaaaacatgtttggctactattgtaaatcatctaggattatgtagttcaatttttggagcaagggttgtattcaaattaattcaaaattttgcttccaaagtaatttcctgaaaattagggttttgagtcaaacatggactttgattttacaattcaaaatctagaaagaatttggctttcgtcataaaagcaaagttgtagagaattaaattctaatcaactttcatttttggtacattttcaaaagatgtcattttcttgctcaaaataatgtttgaaagttggcatttaaaaattccttgaaaatacaaatgaaaaagggtttttctccttcgcgggccgccgctcaGCTTCcaggcccacggccgaagccggcctggcccgcGTCCCCGCCTGCCGCGCGTTTCGCCCTGGCCAGCTGCGCTTcaccggcccaggcccacgccgcggCCGCTCCCGCGCGTAGCCCGCCTTCCCCGCCTGCCCGGCCGCCACGCGGCGCCCGTACACCGGCGGCGAGGGGCGGTGCCTGCTCCGACCAGCCGCGCCCGGCCTTCAAAGCGGTCCGAGCACGCACACGCAACCCCACTCCGCCACTCCACTTCGCCTGCCTCCCTGCCTCTTGCCCCGTAGTAGCAGCAGCCGCGCCCGAGCTACCGAGCTCGCCGACGCGCTCCGCCGacgtcgagctcccgcaccaccgcgccattccaCGATTCGCGCCGCCCGCAGTTCCACCTCATCGACCTCCATCGTTTGCGCTCGCCAGAGGCTGCCGTCGTCGAGGTAAGGGCCGAACCtggcgcctccttcctctccggcgagcCTACCGCCGTGGCCGCGCGGACCCCCACGCCGTCGGGCCAACGCCGTTGTGCCAGTCGATGCGGCTCCGCACGTTGAGCACGCTGGCACCCCCCCGCGCCACGGAGggcctcgccgccggtgagcaccggccggCGGAGCACCTCCCCTGCCACTGGGTCGCTGACCCGTGgggcccagccgcagtggctGGCGAAGGCCCTAGGTGGCTGGCCAGTGGGCCAGTTGACCCGCTGGGTCCCGCCTATCTGTCTCTCTGGCATGGGTTTTGGGTGGAtaaccgggtggatctagcagatttgagcatgaagtttaaaaggatttcaaaaatgatttttcagaattctatttaaatgctttagaaaatgtttgtgtactcctttTAGCTCCAAATCTGTTGGAATAAATTTTGATAGgatccttatcaccagatctacttgggaaaattatttcatgtcatttttgggatacttttctgtagaactttatttaatcatgtatattgctgataacttgaaaaatgtgtagaaaaatctataggcttcagaaaaatatgattctaagtttgttaatcttcttaggtaatgtactttctaggaaaattatgtttcatgcttgtgctgtagaaaaattttgaggtgtagttcaagtgcctttaatggctgatttttgttattttagctagagagcaaactttgtataaaacatgcatgtgataatttttgtacagtcattgtatgctatgaagaacctaggaaaaatactaactctattgtttgacacttttcacagttcaaagtatttttatgttcataatcctgccatagcttgttatttttgtgtaggctaacccactcattcaaacaccataaaaatctgatggtagactacttagggtagtaatgtgctatggtaattttctaagatttttctaagcaataaaaatagaggttgctattcaaacctattattaattagggtttaattaagggttgctttatgtgtgtttaagaaattagtaaagctttggtgtatctttgaagcatttaataagatatgttgacttaacatattagtagtagaagagaatgcagtagatgacatgtgcttgtagtatattttcttggacgatgttgactaccttgcatttaaacatatccattgtattcatctcatccgatgcaccgattgcataagcacttacgcacattgcatcatacaggatcgcaaaccgagaacccagtcgtcatacccgaggagcccgaggagcagttcgaggtgcagccgcaggaagtgcccgaagccgacgaggaggacgttgtggaacttccggagtgccccgatcaccgtccgagctccttcgagagaggcaagccccggagcattttctcccagtttgcaattattaattcaatgctttactttaattgatgcattacgttcaggagttgtttgcaaccgttgctgcattataccttgtctacctttgttatactatatccttgttacccaggtatccgcagtcgagtcaatgcttagctggcttagaccggtagaagtcgggtgatttcctgtcacctgcgagctataggtggttacctagatctgcttggatgactatgaagtcatggtataactaagtgttaaatgaaattgagatcggacggagacttgcagagttttggactgtagtgtttccgtctgtgtcgattaaggaccgaccgttgttgggcctcgagtcatgttgaacgcatgctttacatttagctggccggataaagtaccttccgaccgcgaagctaggagattattcgggccgagtagattgcccgcaatgcactgtgccggagcaggtgtggtaggacatgggggcgagatgataagaccaaagtgcagtcggtcggcccccgggtacacgtggttcctggcaaacttgagattcctggatagttgactcggtgatcaatatctcactttagcgggtgagtgaggtttgtgtaaggaataaatcaccagctggttaggaatcgattcgaatcgccatcgctcctggatagtgagcacttgacttgagttacttcatcgtagtaaatgtttatggaacacttggatagttatagtgaatatgacaggatggaagttgtttaatgatcattggttatcattatctgcttaatcatatgtttgctctagtataggtgcaaatctagtcgacaggttaataataattaaattgacaataatgcttttaggaaggttcttgaaaggctaaaaaatgcttcttttgcaaatgagtcagctaccctactataaagcccttcataatccttggtgtcacttattttcggttatgtcgggtaagtctagctgagtaccttctcgtactcagggttttattcccacttgttgtagatgggcagatgtattacggctactgtatcaactacctttatcctgcgatgggtgatgcttaggaccatgggcatggtcattccttacgtctcgtctgatgcttttgttggagatgatcattcgctggcactatatttgaactccgcgtgagtgtgtgtgtggtttgaacaaatggcttccgctacttttattcaaactggttttgtaataactatgttgaaactctgatgtatctgagattgcgaacttttatgtaatatgtgatggtgaccgctaaacttattacgatcttggctggaatggaagttggtttgaaatccttcgtgatttcacggactaccgggttatacgggcttaagtttgctaaatcgtctgctctggcggatgattttcttacttaatttcgtataattggtcggttctattacatacAGCCCAACAAGGCAGCCACAACTGCGgttcaaggcagttccaagggagctgtgggatctgctgggacagtgaggggaccctgctacaattgtgaccaacccggccacttctcaaggttctgtccttatccgcccaagaagaagaagtagacttataatgctagggtgcatagtatgactgtggatgagattcctgaaggagagcccgtaaccgctggtaagtttcctgtcaacgaaaaccctgcagttgttctatttgattctggatcatcgcattcttttatgagtcaagcatttgcacagaaacatgaacaactatgcacagaattaggttatggttaccgtataagttcagcaggggctaatgttttgaccaaccggatggttcgaggggcaacccttgaattaggtagcagaaagtttcgagtaaacttgatagttatgcctggactagttttggatgtcattatagggatgaattggatgaaggattggggagcagtcatagataccggaagtcgggtacttacccttaaggatcccctgggtgagggtactttccaagtaccattgccccgaagaacagaccttataagtgtgacatgtgctactgaagttattcctattcatcagattctggtagtgtgtgagtttctggatgtatttccagatgaCTTACccggtcttccgccagatagggatattgagtttggaattgagttaatccccgggACAGCTCCAATTTCAAGGAGACCCCATCGGATGCCTccggatgaattagttgagctgaagaagcaactagaagagttatcaaaaaagaggtttatccggccaagcaagtctgaatggcgGTGTcctgccttgtttgtgaagaagaagaaagatggcacgttgagaatgtgcgtggattacaggccacttaacgctgtaaccatcaagaataagtatcccttgcctcatattgatgttctatttgaccagttagccaaggctaaggtgttctcaaagatagatttgagatccggttatcatcagatcaagattaggccacaagatatcccaaaaactgcattttccaccagatatgggttgtatgagtatcttgtcatgtcctttggcttgacaaatgctcctgcatactttatgtttttgatgaatacagttttcatgccagaattggataagttcatggtcgtgttcatcaatgacattctggtgtactccaagaacaagaaggatcatgaagagcatctgagaattgtcttgaccagacttagagatcataagctgtatgctaagtttagcaaatgcgaattctggttgaagaaagttcctttccttggtcacattctgtcagaaaatggagtttcagtcgatccaagtaaggtgcaagaggttatggattggaaggcaccgaccacagttcctgagattagaagtttttTAGGATTAGCCagttactatcgtcgttttatgccggacttctcgaagattgccaagccaatgacaagtctgctacagaaggatcacaggtttgtgtggacagaagagtgcgaagcagctttccacaccttgcggaaGCTGTTGACCACCGCTCCTGTTctcgcacaaccagacattgagaaaccatttgatgtgttttgcgacgcatcgaaaactggattgggccgtgtccttatgcaagaaggaagagtcattgcttatgcctcacgttagTTGAGAAAGCACAAGGGcaactatccgacacatgatcttgaacttgctgcagtttgcatgccctaaaaatttagaga includes these proteins:
- the LOC136528808 gene encoding uncharacterized protein codes for the protein MARWCGSSTSAERVGELGSSGAAAATTGQEAGRQAKWSGGVGLRVRARTALKAGRGWSEQAPPLAAGVRAPRGGRAGGEGGLRAGAAAAWAWAGEAQLARAKRAAGGDAGQAGFGRGPGS